A window from Acidimicrobiia bacterium encodes these proteins:
- a CDS encoding DUF1330 domain-containing protein has product MTAYVLVDVDVTDAEQYDRYRPLAAASVEQHGGRYLARGGASEVLEGDRVPNRLVVLEFPDADTARRWYHSPEYTEAKVTRDGAATGSFILVEGVE; this is encoded by the coding sequence GTGACTGCGTATGTGTTGGTAGACGTCGACGTCACCGACGCGGAGCAGTACGACCGCTACCGGCCGCTCGCGGCGGCGAGCGTCGAGCAGCACGGCGGTCGCTACCTCGCGCGCGGTGGCGCGTCCGAAGTGCTCGAAGGAGACCGCGTCCCGAACCGGCTGGTCGTGCTCGAGTTCCCCGACGCCGACACGGCGCGCCGCTGGTACCACTCGCCGGAGTACACCGAGGCCAAGGTCACTCGCGACGGCGCCGCGACCGGCAGTTTCATCCTCGTCGAAGGCGTCGAGTAG
- a CDS encoding glycerate kinase produces the protein MRTALVCPDKFHGTLTAAQAAAAMAAGLRAAGFDEIRELPLADGGDGTLDALLAARGGSRRTAIVTGPLGDRVEAEWGLLPGGVAVVEMARASGLALVDGRNDPLRASTRGTGELIAVALRSGARRVVVGVGGSATTDGGLAAVETLGWSTGAVPVTVACDVVTRFLDAARVFGPQKGATEAQVALLTRRLARLAEEYEARTGVDVRELVGGGAAGGLAGGLAAIGAELEPGFDVVADAAGLEDALDDVELVVTGEGKLDVTSFDGKTVGGVLDWAADAGVPHVVVIAGQVTPEAREELAVRAGVQVLALTDRVWQGGEAFSRAATLVEEAALEAARAVLGS, from the coding sequence ATGCGTACAGCATTGGTGTGCCCAGACAAGTTCCACGGGACGCTCACCGCCGCGCAGGCGGCGGCGGCGATGGCTGCGGGGCTGCGCGCGGCCGGCTTCGACGAGATCCGGGAGTTGCCACTCGCCGACGGCGGCGACGGCACGCTCGACGCGCTGCTCGCGGCTCGCGGCGGGTCGCGGCGCACCGCGATCGTCACCGGTCCGCTCGGCGATCGGGTCGAGGCCGAGTGGGGCCTGCTTCCGGGCGGAGTCGCAGTCGTGGAGATGGCCCGCGCGAGCGGACTCGCACTCGTCGACGGTCGTAACGACCCGCTCCGCGCGTCCACCCGCGGTACCGGCGAGCTCATCGCGGTGGCGCTTCGCAGCGGGGCGCGACGCGTCGTCGTCGGTGTCGGTGGAAGCGCGACCACCGACGGCGGACTTGCCGCGGTCGAGACGCTCGGCTGGTCGACGGGTGCGGTCCCGGTCACGGTGGCGTGCGACGTGGTGACACGCTTCCTCGACGCGGCGCGCGTGTTCGGCCCGCAGAAGGGCGCGACCGAAGCGCAGGTCGCGCTGCTGACGCGCCGGCTCGCCCGCCTCGCCGAGGAATACGAAGCGCGCACGGGCGTCGATGTGCGTGAGCTCGTCGGCGGAGGCGCGGCGGGTGGTCTGGCCGGCGGACTCGCGGCGATCGGCGCCGAGCTCGAGCCCGGCTTCGACGTGGTCGCGGATGCCGCCGGCCTCGAAGACGCGCTCGACGACGTCGAACTGGTGGTGACCGGTGAAGGAAAGCTCGACGTGACGAGCTTCGACGGCAAGACCGTCGGCGGCGTGCTCGACTGGGCAGCCGACGCCGGCGTTCCGCACGTCGTCGTGATTGCCGGGCAGGTCACACCCGAGGCGCGCGAGGAGCTTGCGGTGCGTGCGGGGGTGCAGGTGCTGGCGTTGACCGACCGCGTGTGGCAGGGGGGCGAGGCCTTCTCGCGTGCGGCGACGCTCGTGGAGGAGGCGGCGCTCGAAGCGGCGCGCGCCGTGCTGGGCTCGTGA
- a CDS encoding glucosyl-3-phosphoglycerate synthase, producing MRTAPNLRSLVRAKAGAVVSVCLPARDEEATIGPIVASVRQHLVDDAHLVDEVVVIDDGSIDATAKVARAEGALVLATDEILPDVPPGSGKGNALWLSLYACDGDIICWLDADIRNFGPHFVTRLLAPMLMDPAIGYVKGYYRRPICGEATGGGRVTELMARPLLSSLFPHLTQFVQPLAGEYAGRRELLEAVPFVEGYGVEIGLLVDLVARFGLDAVTQVDLDVREHRNRPLDELGPQAMAVLVTGLRRAGVPVDRRLAELIRFDDSRDIERVAVEIRERPPMITVPAYLAKFGRELSA from the coding sequence ATGCGTACGGCTCCGAACCTACGTTCGCTCGTGAGAGCGAAGGCCGGTGCGGTCGTGTCGGTCTGCCTCCCCGCGCGCGACGAGGAGGCCACGATCGGGCCGATCGTCGCCTCCGTTCGTCAGCACCTGGTCGACGACGCCCATCTCGTCGACGAGGTGGTGGTGATCGACGACGGGTCCATCGACGCGACGGCAAAGGTCGCACGCGCCGAGGGCGCCCTCGTCCTCGCGACCGACGAGATCCTGCCCGACGTGCCACCAGGATCGGGCAAGGGCAACGCCCTCTGGCTGTCACTGTACGCCTGCGACGGCGACATCATCTGCTGGCTCGACGCCGACATCCGGAACTTCGGTCCCCACTTCGTCACCCGGTTGTTGGCGCCGATGCTCATGGACCCCGCGATCGGCTACGTAAAGGGCTACTACCGCCGCCCGATCTGCGGGGAGGCGACCGGCGGCGGCCGGGTCACCGAGCTCATGGCGAGGCCGCTGCTGTCGTCGCTCTTCCCCCACCTCACGCAATTCGTACAGCCACTGGCGGGCGAATACGCGGGACGGCGCGAACTGCTGGAGGCGGTCCCGTTCGTCGAGGGTTACGGAGTGGAGATCGGGCTGCTCGTCGACCTCGTCGCGCGCTTCGGGCTCGACGCGGTCACACAAGTCGACCTCGACGTGCGAGAGCACCGCAACCGCCCGCTCGACGAGCTCGGTCCTCAGGCCATGGCGGTGCTGGTCACCGGGCTGCGTCGCGCCGGCGTACCGGTCGACCGGCGGCTCGCCGAGCTGATCCGTTTCGACGACAGCCGCGACATCGAGCGGGTGGCCGTCGAGATCCGCGAGCGCCCGCCGATGATCACGGTGCCCGCATACCTGGCGAAGTTCGGCCGCGAGCTGAGCGCCTGA
- the thrC gene encoding threonine synthase has product MAHVHGLRCRECGREYDIAPIFTCEWCFGPLEVAYDYEAIAAATSREKIAAGPLSIWRYADLLPTDRNPAVDLGAGFTPLVRADRLAAELGLGELWVKNDTVNPTNSFKDRVTSVALSKALEFGFKVAACASTGNLANAVAAHAAHAGLRSFVFIPADLEQGKVVATAVYGGNVVAIDGNYDAVNRLCAELAGTYPWAFVNVNVRTYYAEGSKTLAFETAEQLGWEVPDHIVVPIASGSLLTKIRKGFDELFTVGLLDAEPQLRVSGAQAAGCSPVATAWLEESDTIKPVKPDTIAKSLAIGNPADGYFALDAVRQTGGGLAAVSDEEVVDAMLLLARTEGIFAETAGGVTIATLKRLAQEGIVRPDERVVVYVTGHGLKTLDAVVGRAEPTAVIAPTLDAFHEAFPPDTMQD; this is encoded by the coding sequence ATGGCACACGTACACGGTCTGCGATGTCGGGAGTGCGGTCGCGAGTACGACATCGCCCCGATCTTCACCTGCGAGTGGTGCTTCGGCCCCCTCGAGGTGGCCTACGACTACGAGGCGATTGCCGCCGCGACGAGCCGCGAGAAGATCGCGGCCGGACCGCTGTCGATCTGGCGCTACGCCGACCTGCTCCCCACCGACCGCAACCCGGCGGTCGACCTCGGGGCGGGCTTCACCCCGCTCGTGCGGGCGGACCGCCTCGCGGCCGAGCTCGGCCTCGGCGAGCTGTGGGTGAAGAACGACACGGTGAACCCCACGAACTCGTTCAAGGACCGCGTCACCTCGGTCGCGCTGTCGAAGGCGCTCGAGTTCGGGTTCAAGGTGGCTGCATGCGCGTCCACCGGCAACCTCGCCAACGCGGTCGCCGCGCACGCCGCGCACGCGGGCCTGCGCAGCTTCGTGTTCATCCCCGCGGATCTCGAACAGGGGAAGGTTGTCGCGACAGCCGTCTACGGCGGCAACGTCGTCGCGATCGACGGCAACTACGACGCCGTGAATCGGTTGTGCGCCGAGCTTGCCGGTACCTACCCGTGGGCGTTCGTGAACGTCAACGTGCGCACGTACTACGCAGAGGGTTCGAAGACGCTCGCGTTCGAGACCGCCGAGCAGCTGGGGTGGGAGGTCCCCGACCACATCGTGGTGCCCATCGCGAGCGGGTCGCTCCTCACGAAGATCCGCAAGGGCTTCGACGAGCTGTTCACGGTGGGGTTGCTCGACGCCGAACCGCAGCTGCGCGTCTCCGGCGCCCAGGCCGCAGGGTGCTCGCCGGTTGCGACCGCGTGGCTCGAAGAGTCCGACACGATCAAGCCGGTCAAGCCGGACACCATCGCCAAGTCACTCGCGATCGGCAACCCGGCCGACGGCTACTTCGCGCTCGACGCGGTGCGCCAAACCGGCGGGGGTCTCGCCGCGGTGTCCGACGAAGAGGTGGTCGACGCGATGTTGCTGCTCGCGCGCACCGAGGGAATTTTCGCCGAGACCGCGGGTGGTGTGACGATCGCGACGCTGAAGCGACTCGCGCAGGAGGGCATCGTGCGGCCCGACGAGCGCGTGGTCGTCTACGTCACGGGCCACGGTCTGAAGACCCTCGACGCAGTCGTGGGCCGCGCCGAACCCACCGCGGTCATCGCCCCGACCCTCGACGCCTTTCACGAGGCGTTCCCTCCCGACACGATGCAGGACTGA